The window GTAATCTgcaaactgctgccctggttaaaaaaaaatcaatgcatctgatctcagctggtattctgtctacaatggaaatttctaagcgaccccaaacttttgatcGGCAGTGTAGACACAcgcatagaaacacacacacacacacacacacacacacacacacacacacacacacacacacacacacacacacatagacattgTCCATGGTTATCAACTGGTAAAACTACTCTTTCTGCTTTTCATTAAGTTAGTTATTTGAATTTATTGGGTATTATTCTTGTTCTCATGCATGGCtatgttgtgttgtttatttcttttgctttttttctcctttttattttccctctttttttgttttcttatatcAGCTTGTTATTGCTGTTGTTTGGCTGgctgtctctttctcatttcttttggtttgtttgtatgtttgtctttctctgccCCAAGTCCCCCTCCCCATTCTCTTGCAGGTTTTGTCGCTTTGTGCAattgttgttttcttctgttgttttctgttgtccCCAGCCCCCATCCCTGTTCTCTTGCAGGTCTGGTCCCTTCTCTGTGGTGTCTGTTTGACCGCACTTTACTCACCCTGACTGTAGAACTCCTCACACACCCTCTCGCTCCACTGTCTGCTCAGCTCCCAAAACCGACATGGATTACAGACGTCTGCACACTTCAGAGCAATctgaagggaaagagagagacacacacacacacacacacacacacacacacacacacacacacacacacacacacacacacacacacacacacacagtgtagctTTACTCTTTAATTTAAGTATACATTAAAGTTTGATTTGTTAGTGAAACATGCATTGATATGATGAGCAGTATACCTGCAGTATGAAGTGCCTGTGAGAAGCGAGCTGAAGGTCCAGGTCCTGGTTGTCCAGATGTTCTCTGAAGGTTGACAGGAACTCGTTCTGCCTACTGATGTCTGTAGCCAGGATGAGAGAGCCCAGCTGCTGTTCCATGTCCTGCCTGCAGAGTAGAGGGGAGGGCACCACTgagccaaaacaacaaaaccactAATGCCTGTGCTAATTTTATGCCTCCTGCACCTACAGCTACAGTTTTGGGATAgtactatacagtatatttataagTAAGTTGTCATAGGCTGTACTCTGTTTACTGTACCCTTACTACTCCTTTTTACCTCTATGTGCTCAATGAAGAGCTCATGTGTTCCTTAGCCaaccctgacctctgacctttcgGTGGAGGTTGGTAGACAGAAGGAGATTATGATACCAAATGCATCATGATTATTGAACCAAATCAAACATACtgatgtgtgtggttgtgtgtgtgtgtctgctgttttttttctggatgtATGTATCTGTATTTCAGAAATGCCatacatgtgtttgtggttaagtcaaaaaaacacacactagtACATAATTTGTCTACTGAgacttacacatacatatcttGGTTACAATTCTTCAATGACCTGAGGACTAAGGAATCCCTATAAATAATCTTCATATTATGTGTTTCTGTAAAAATTCTTACGACATGTCAGCAGGCAAGTGGGACAGCAGTCGTGACTCTCGCAGCATGCCTACAGTGGATCTCCAGTGGTGACTTTCCAGCACAGACGTGTTCTGTAAACAGGTTTCAAACAGACTCGGTTAGAGGCTGCCGCACGTTTAAACCCACACGCTGACACATATCAGCACACCTTTGTGTACCTGGTAGAGGGATGCCAGGTGGTGTCTGGTCTTAATGAGGAAGGGCTGGTTGACTCCTGGATGGTCAACGTCGTGGGCGGCGGCCGCCATCAGACCCAGGAACACGTCCAGAGGACTCAGCTGCTCTGccagctacaacacacaaaagGGTTGACAGGGCAATGATTGTTCCTTATGTAGGAGGGACACTTCCACTCCCTTCAAATTAACTTGATTGCTATGATGTCCTTTGACTCAACGTGTCCTTTAACgttttagtgtgtaactttgtgatattaatgaacgtctgttacattcaagccattgccaaatgagttgctacaaagctaattaagactatcagctccacaaaacatTCTTTCTATTTCAGAAACATTTGGACTGTGTTTGTACTTTTCCATATAACTTATACAACTGTATTCTTTGTGGTTCATCATCGCTTTTGGAAAACAAATAGTTCCTTATGTGATTTAGTAGAGGACACTTTCtggataatttttttaataaaaaataaataggtaAAATAAGTAAATTTAACTGACATTAAATCATTTTACCTTaaagtttaaaacatgttgATGTTAATTTAAAACAGACATAGGTGTGAGCAACCGGGTTTAAGATAAATGCTTAATGGCCTAGTGATTGGAGAAGCACCATGCTTGACGGCTTATATTGTGTGTGCTTGTTATCTAGAACCCACTAGCATGTGTGCTGTGcttaattcaatttatttttgtaagtgcTTCTAACTAAATAGCTGCaccacaaagtgctttacatcacaACAACAGCGCACAAAAGCAATTACTGAATAAAAGGGAAAGATTCAGACAATCTTAATCTTGTCAGAGGGCTTCAGGGATTTCTCCAGGCTGAGGATGGATGTGTTGTTGAGTCTAAGTGTGCAGGAATTATCTCTCAGGAAGAGAAGCTAACACAATATGTCAAGGAGAAGCTTAGGTCTGGTGTAGCCTtatagaaagtgtgtgtgtgtgtgtgtgtgtgtgtgtgtgtgtgtgtgtgtgtgtgtgtgtgtgagaatacaGGTACATCATTATTCATTACCTTGGGCTCCTTCAGGTAACAGTACATGGCTTGGGTGACATCAGCAGCATGAACAGCATTGTGATAGGGATTCTGGGAGTGGTAGTCTTCTTGAACCATGCCTGGCCAGACACACACGGTTAGACCAGGTTAAATTATCTCaacttcaacatttttaattCCGATTCATTTGTTGTGATGCCATTTAagcaatactactgaaactctTATATAAATGCTTTTATCTGAAAATCAGTCTTTTGTGTAAGTATGACTCAGTGATTTTACCTCAATGTTTTGATTCACTGGGGCATGTGAACACACAATTTCGATTTTTTACAATTCTTCAAATTGCATACTTTGACATCAGCTGCAGCAACCCAGTAAACAAATGGACAAGGGCACAGGGATGTCTCATAGCAGGCCGCAACAATTTACAGCAATTTACTTCCTTTGCCTTTGTCAAGACCAGGAAGAAGGCACAGCAGCAACCAAGCCCACCAGGGGGGCTCCCTGCTGCGGCACGGGACAGTCAGCTGTAGGCCAACATTGGGCTCAGAGTCTCAGACTACCTTCGCAGTGACCACACTTATGCCAAACATGATGCTGATGTTAGAAACAACAAGGCAAGTGGAGTTGCGGGGAGCCCATCGAGGTCTCTGCAGGCCAGTCCCTTTGCATGTTACTCAGGCTCCTTGGGATTGGAACAGATGCCGCGGAGAAGAACGTTTGAGACAGGGAGAAACTCAAGCCACCATAACGTATCATTGTGGTAAAATAATGTggtaaaaattattttataatcaACTGACAATTTTAAAGTTTACATTTTGACCACCAATGTCACAGTATTAGCTCTTCAGTTTTCCACTGCCCAACATCCGTACCATACAGGTTTCTGTAGGTTCTCTTCATACATCCCTTTTTGTgtgcataaaaaaacacagaagaaagaaaCTGTGCACTTTGTTTCCATAGCGACACACAGCTCATTGTTGCTCTGCGATATCTGATAGCAGCATTTAGCATGCAAAGGATATGGGATTAATATTCCCTTACACCAATGTCACTTTATCCATATCTGTTTTTACTGTGAGGAACATAAACCCGGTGACTGTTTTGTAGTGACTGATTGGCAGACAAAAGAACCAGTTGACGTCAGTCTGGGCTTCCCTTCTCAGCTTTCAAGAGCATGCTGCCCCGCCAAAAAGGCCGCCGTGTGCTCTTTTtagagagaaaatgtgttttatgaagCGGTGAATGCTATGTGTTAATACACCAGTGCACCTAGCCATTTAAATGTCTCAAGCTAAACTGAAAGTTGTtaaaagcccagttcagaccaaagatttgtgATGAGACGAGTTGAAACTTGCAACTACTTGCAACGTGCTGTTCTACAATGTTCTTAGACCTGCCAGATGGCATCAATTCGACAAGATTAGACAGTGTATCATCTTACAAAATGTACTTCAGTTCTAACTTCCGACTTTCAAGCTTTTTTGTAGCTGGACATATAATTTAttgcatttacagtaaatgtatgTGGATAACGTGATAGTGAGGTGCTTGCTATAGTTGCATTTCTAGTGATAAATTGGCAAAAACAACGTATTTATGTGATTTACTGCTTTGTCCTAACACAAGTCTCTCTCTTCAGTTACTCACTAGCTCGCTTGACCACATACCATGCTAGCACACAGCCTTTGAGCTGCCATCTAAAGCTCTGTCATTTCGACCAGTTGACAGTTTgtaacatagaaataaaatggaatatggatcactttatttctatagtttgTAGCTGTCTTTACAAGGTGACTTCACTATcggctgttgaaacaggtgacGCCCCTTACGTTCTGAAATCAGCTTGTGGCAACTTGAGCAGCTTAGTCGCAGGCGACGCCATCAGGTGGATTGAGTCGAGCTGCGACGGGCCAGTTCTGACCACTGCGGTTTAATCTCGTCACAAATCTTCGGTCTGAACTGGGTTTAAGAGTCTAGCAAATTCAAGTCAATAAGACTATAATGTTAGAATGCAGTTTTACATCTCTTCTTGCTGGAGGACAAAGTGGGACAGAGGGTGGATAGGTGTAATCTCTGAGACTTGCTTACCGAGAAACCTGTGCAGTTTGACCATGTCCAGCTGGAAGTGGTGAACAAGACCATAGACGGTGAAAAGATGGCACATCAGAGTCACCAGGCTGTTACCTACAGCACACAAATTAATTcaagaaaagatgtttttagTGCAGTATGCTTGAAAATATCCTTTTACAGTACACATTGTATTTAATAACTTTATTGTTCCAGttagaaaaaacactttaaaatctaaatttggttataaaaacaaaaacattttttaactatAATCTAAGAATTAAttgtaacaaaaagaaatcaatgctAACATTAATAGTTCAATTGGTGAAGGAACATGGTCTAGCTGAGGGATAACATATGTTAAACTGTGAGTAATACATGAAACATCCATCTTACCATTTGTAAGACGATCAAAGAGGAAAATGTCAAAGTTCCATTTGGCTGCTTTTGACAGCATGTGctgtaaagaaagacagactgaTCAGGGATTCATACCTGACACATACAGAGAGTTGGAGCTACAGGGTACCAGTACTTTAAATTTGTTGGGCTGTGAGTGTGTGCTCTTACTGCAGCTTGTCCCAGGTAGTTGTCATCTAGTAGGTGTAGAGACCCGGGGGTGTGGGGTACCAACCCCCTGAGTGGCCTGGAGGCGTGGCAGTATCTCTGAAAGCTCAGCAGACGCTTCACTTTTCTCCTGGTGTCGGCCTCTACCTCCCCCTGTTGGGCACTGGCTGAAATGATAAACGATTTGCATTAACAGACCATGCAGTAGTAACCTGACAAAGTAGTGCATCAGTGACAGATAAGCAtcttaaaaacagttttaacatTTCGTGAATTATACATGTCCCTTTCAcaggattattatttttagttttgaaCAATTAAGGGAAAGTTAATGCTCCATCAGGTAAGTGGACCTGTGGTTCTCACTTAACACTTAACCCACatttaaaagtcccatggcttgaaaatttcactttatgaggttttataacattaatatgcattcccccagcctgcctgtggcccccagtggctagaaatggtgataggtgttaaccgagccctgggtattctgctccgcctttgagaaaattaaagcacaGATGGGCcgatgaggtcataaggggcaaggttacctcccctttctctgttttgcccgcccagagaatttggctggcccatgagagagagacatcatggctttcaaacaagcaaagtggcagttggtcaaggccacaccctcaGCCTCCACCGTGCCCTCCCTCATCTCtcctccttaaaagctacagactcggTAATaacacatactaaggaaagctcattgtgggactggctctctTTAACTGTGAGAGAGCAGTTACTTCAACAGTGTGATCATTTTTGAGGCTACAGTACATGGTGTTGTTGAATTGTATTGCAGTAGGTGTCTCTATCATTTTGTCCACCCCATTTAAATCAGTGAGGGTAGGCTATATGTTGACATTTACTTTTATAGTGCAATAATAAGATACAGTGAATACACACAACCCTCAGCTGGAAGGTTACACATTTGCTGTAATCACTGTGATCATAgtaattgaacatttaaaaaagattcCTGAAAAattatactgtttttttgtagacaaattatattatttctaTGTAAACAATTAGATGAGAGTTGACTGAAGTTGACTGAAAATTGCTGACATGGTCAACATATGTACATTGTTTTGCATTCAATGGGTCCGAAGACTTACTTTTGAGGATTCGCAGGTCAATCAGCGGGTAGGAGCCTCGTCTCTCAACCAGCAGCACACCAGCATGACCAGTGTCCAGTCTGCCATCAGCTGCatatagacagagagaaaaaataagtaaaagatGGACTATATAAATAGTAAGTAGAGAGGGGTGGTGAGTGTAGAAATAGAGGAACAAAGCAAGCAAAAAGATGGATGGCTAAACGATAAGTCAAGCAGCCAGAGGGGTGATGAGAAAACAATGGTGTAGATGTTCAACATATTCACCCTTACAAAAGCCGATTCAAAGGTTTtggcgcgcgtgtgtgtgtgtgtgtgtgtgtgtgtgtgtgtgtgtgtgtgtgtgtgtgtgtgtgtgtgtgtgtgttggctagGCAGCTATGTGGTGAACATATGGTGGAAAACCGACATCATTCcctatttattcatcttttagtgcaacaaataaatataaaccaCTCAGGGGAAGTGAGTGTAGAGACTAGAGTTAAGGAAATGGAGGAAGAAAGTAATCAAAAGAATGGCTAAACGATAAATCTAGCAGCGGGGCGATGAGAGAATGAAAAAGTGTTCTCAACATAATCAGCCTCATTGAAGCAGATTTTGAGTGTCTCTTAAACCAGATTCTCTGAAAACAAGAGGACATTTAACACTGCAGAATCACCAGGGCATCATGCATCTGGGCCGAGTTTGCCCAAGGAGAACGGATTTCACGCCACTGCGCAGCTGCTATAAATTGACTATGAACATTCTGTTCATTTAATAATTGTTCTCGTTTTTAGGAGTGGTTTTACAAACAATAGTTTTCTATATGAAGTTTGATTCTAAAACAAGatgagaaaaagaggaaatgtgtATTACTGACATGCTGACAGCACATTTTCTCCTAAATGGATATCAAGCGTTTTtgtctactgtatgtgttgaaaatgtctgCAGAGTCCCAGAGGTAGCCTTTTGTATTTCTTAACCTTGCAAGCAAGCACGTAACAGATGGAGAGGGACCACAGCAGCACCATGGGTCCTTGAATACTGAATACTGCCTCTGTTTAAAATGCACAACTCACACACCCTGACGCCAGCGACAAGACACAACAGAACTAGGTCCCAAGTCACGGCGCACACGCATGAAATCTTCGCATGAATAAActgaaaactttgaaaaatattaaattatttacaGATCATATGTAAGGAACTGGTATATCCCCACGGTTGTCAGTACAAACCACCTCTGTGACTTATGAGAACAGCTAAACTACCTGTTAATGGGGTTGGAGTCACTGTGgtagcagcgttcagtttctatgctcctcatatctggaataaactcccagaaacctgtagatccgctgctactctcagttcttttaaatcaaggctgaagacctttctttttgatgctgcctttctttaaatgactgttcatttctttcttatgctgcactgtaacttttattcttgtgttttatgtgtcctaatgtttctattttgtttttaactgtctattcatgtttcttattgatttttaatgcttatgacttttaactgtttgtacttgtgttttatctgttttaatgattttgtgtaaagcactttgaattgccctgttgctgaaatgtactatacaaataaagctgccttgccttgccttgcctggtAACTCCCTCGGGTTGCCAGATCTAGCAAGTGTGGGTGTTGCCAAAGCGGCAGTTTGAAGGCAATGAGTTGTGGTTTTGGTGTACTGTGTAGGCTGCTATACATGAAACATAAAGTAAAAAAGGGGCATCATTTTCTATTTACGCATCTCCACGTCCAAAAATGCATATAAAGCGTTTGGGGGAAGTGACTCAGTCTGGTAAAGTGAGGCAGAAGAGTCCTGCTGGTCTAGTTTGAgcaagaaaaggagaaaataggGAATgcctctttgcttttttttcatcctgtgtGCTGGTGGGCAAGGAGAGAGGGAAATACATCATCTGGAAAATCCCACCCTCCAAACCCTGTTCAACACAAACACTCAGACACACGCATCTCGCTCTCCTCCTTCACTCCAGCTATCTCTCCATACTTCCATCTTATGTGTTAGTCCATATGTAATACCTCCCCTACCTCTGGCTCCAGTATCCacatccttctctctctcagtgaCTACTCCCTCGACCTTCCCATCATCCTTTATTCAACAACCTCCTGTTTCAGTTTCTCTTCCTTTAACTCTGTGTAACTAGGTCATTGTCTCTGTGCGGCGTAGAACTGGGTCAAAtaggatgaagaaaaaaaaacagttggaaGGGGTGTTTGAAGATGCTGCAATGCACATGTCTTGTCATGCatctgtgaacacacacacacacacacacacacacacacacacacacacacacacacacacacacacacacacacacacacacacacacacacacacacacacacacacacacacacacacacacacacacacacacacacacacacacacacacagacccaaacaaacacacacacacctccataTGTTTACTTGGCTTGTATGAATCTGTGGGTGTTTACGGCACAAACTGTGCTTTAAAGCTGTTTTTCTTCTCAGAAAGAGACAGCCTGACACATCTCTGCCATGTGAGGGCCAACACTCCAATGCAAACTGTTCTAAAACACACAGTGGCATATGATGTTTCCTGCTGGCTGTAGCTGCTGCTTCTTTATCTGGATAAGTACATACACAGCTGGCTGGAATCTCCAGATACAGTGAACTCCCTGGCAGTGCTAACacttctctgtttctgtgtgtttgggcTAAAATGACACTTGACATTGACAGAAGCCAGATGcgcaaaaactattaaaaatc of the Etheostoma spectabile isolate EspeVRDwgs_2016 chromosome 18, UIUC_Espe_1.0, whole genome shotgun sequence genome contains:
- the LOC116706406 gene encoding cAMP-specific 3',5'-cyclic phosphodiesterase 7B isoform X1; this translates as MPVLDEFWGPDLRMRDSGLGVGEVGVCPDEAPRSPIWGHLRAPPFTCGSLSLALELPALIRQLRAAWRAHRGGPRGPESSEASTWVESEKEEVEEVKHHVEDRSGHLKADGRLDTGHAGVLLVERRGSYPLIDLRILKTSAQQGEVEADTRRKVKRLLSFQRYCHASRPLRGLVPHTPGSLHLLDDNYLGQAAHMLSKAAKWNFDIFLFDRLTNGNSLVTLMCHLFTVYGLVHHFQLDMVKLHRFLGMVQEDYHSQNPYHNAVHAADVTQAMYCYLKEPKLAEQLSPLDVFLGLMAAAAHDVDHPGVNQPFLIKTRHHLASLYQNTSVLESHHWRSTVGMLRESRLLSHLPADMQDMEQQLGSLILATDISRQNEFLSTFREHLDNQDLDLQLASHRHFILQIALKCADVCNPCRFWELSRQWSERVCEEFYSQGDLERKFDFEISPQCNQQADSVPAIQIGFISYIVEPLFEEWHRFTEPSLLSRNMMAHLYKNKARWSCLRNAHTPSESQTHSHVEEAEGGRGGEGGDIS
- the LOC116706406 gene encoding cAMP-specific 3',5'-cyclic phosphodiesterase 7B isoform X2, whose translation is MSCLTVERCGAVAFKRSEQNALQVCMLADGRLDTGHAGVLLVERRGSYPLIDLRILKTSAQQGEVEADTRRKVKRLLSFQRYCHASRPLRGLVPHTPGSLHLLDDNYLGQAAHMLSKAAKWNFDIFLFDRLTNGNSLVTLMCHLFTVYGLVHHFQLDMVKLHRFLGMVQEDYHSQNPYHNAVHAADVTQAMYCYLKEPKLAEQLSPLDVFLGLMAAAAHDVDHPGVNQPFLIKTRHHLASLYQNTSVLESHHWRSTVGMLRESRLLSHLPADMQDMEQQLGSLILATDISRQNEFLSTFREHLDNQDLDLQLASHRHFILQIALKCADVCNPCRFWELSRQWSERVCEEFYSQGDLERKFDFEISPQCNQQADSVPAIQIGFISYIVEPLFEEWHRFTEPSLLSRNMMAHLYKNKARWSCLRNAHTPSESQTHSHVEEAEGGRGGEGGDIS